From a region of the Flavobacterium branchiarum genome:
- the pth gene encoding aminoacyl-tRNA hydrolase: protein MIKWITNLFSSTKTEEESEEQTDYMKKFLIVGLGNIGAEYVNTRHNIGFKILDFLARKENISFETVKLGALAEYKFKGRTFLLLKPNTYMNLSGKAVKYWMDKENIPLENIMVITDDLNLSFGTIRIKPKGSDGGHNGLKNINLVLNTQQYTRFRFGISDEFKKGQQVDYVLGEWDETEKAKLPERLEVASEIIKSFGTAGLENTMTTYNGK, encoded by the coding sequence ATGATAAAATGGATAACAAACCTGTTTTCATCAACAAAAACAGAAGAGGAATCAGAAGAGCAAACAGATTATATGAAGAAATTTTTAATCGTAGGATTAGGTAATATTGGAGCTGAATACGTTAACACTCGACATAATATCGGATTTAAAATACTCGACTTTTTAGCACGAAAAGAAAACATCTCTTTTGAAACTGTAAAACTCGGCGCTCTTGCCGAATACAAATTCAAAGGAAGAACATTTTTGCTCTTAAAGCCAAATACCTACATGAATCTAAGCGGTAAAGCAGTAAAATACTGGATGGATAAAGAAAACATCCCGCTAGAGAATATTATGGTAATTACCGATGATCTTAACCTCTCCTTCGGTACAATCCGCATTAAGCCAAAAGGAAGCGATGGAGGTCATAACGGACTTAAAAACATAAATTTAGTTCTAAACACACAACAATATACCCGTTTTAGATTTGGAATCAGCGATGAGTTTAAAAAAGGACAACAGGTAGATTACGTATTAGGCGAATGGGATGAAACAGAAAAAGCAAAACTTCCTGAACGTTTAGAAGTAGCTTCTGAAATCATAAAATCTTTCGGAACTGCTGGACTCGAAAATACAATGACGACTTATAATGGGAAGTAA
- a CDS encoding superoxide dismutase — protein sequence MAFELPQLPYAYDALEPHIDARTMEIHHTKHHNAYTTNLNAAIAGTDLEGKTIENILINLDKKNAAVRNNGGGYYNHNLFWTVMSPNGGGLPTGDLLAAIEASFGTFEEFKAKFAKAGATQFGSGWAWLCVVKGGKLDVCGTPNQDNPLMPEVGCEGTPILGMDVWEHAYYLHYQNRRPDYIEAFFNVINWTEVARRFALEK from the coding sequence ATGGCTTTCGAATTACCACAATTACCTTATGCGTATGACGCATTAGAACCACATATTGATGCTCGTACAATGGAAATCCACCACACAAAACATCATAATGCATATACTACTAATCTTAATGCAGCAATTGCTGGTACAGATTTAGAAGGAAAAACAATAGAGAACATCCTAATCAATTTAGATAAAAAAAACGCTGCTGTTCGTAACAATGGTGGTGGATATTACAACCACAACTTGTTCTGGACAGTAATGTCACCAAACGGTGGTGGATTACCTACAGGAGATCTATTGGCAGCTATCGAGGCTTCTTTTGGAACTTTTGAAGAATTCAAAGCTAAATTTGCTAAAGCTGGTGCTACTCAATTTGGTTCTGGATGGGCTTGGTTATGTGTAGTTAAAGGAGGAAAACTAGATGTTTGCGGAACACCAAACCAAGACAATCCATTAATGCCAGAAGTTGGTTGCGAAGGAACTCCAATCTTAGGAATGGATGTTTGGGAGCATGCTTACTACTTACACTACCAAAACAGAAGACCTGATTATATCGAAGCTTTTTTCAATGTAATTAACTGGACCGAAGTTGCTAGAAGATTTGCTCTAGAGAAATAG